The Catellicoccus marimammalium M35/04/3 region CCATAGTGAGCCGTATTGGTAACAAAGTGATCATCTTACCAGCTGGAGTTGAAATTACTCGTAATGGTAACGATGTTACAGTTAAAGGACCTAAAGGCGAATTAACTCGTCCTTTTGCTCCACAAATTCAAATCAATATCGAAGGTAATGAAGTTACATTAACTCGTCCTGATGATACAAAAGAAAGCAAAACAATGCACGGAACAATGCGTGCTAATTTAAACAACATGGTAATCGGTGTTAGCGAAGGTTTCCAAAAATCTTTAGACTTAATCGGTGTCGGTTATCGTGCACAATTACAAGGTAAAAAATTAGTCTTAAACGTTGGTTACTCTCATCCAGTTGAGATGGAAGCACCAGCTGGTGTAGAATTTGAAGTTCCTTCAAATACTCAAATCATCGTTAAAGGTAGCAACAAAGAAGTTGTAGGACAAATTGCTGCTGAAATCCGTGGCGTTCGTCCACCAGAACCTTACAAAGGCAAAGGTATTCGTTACACTGGCGAATATGTACGTCGTAAAGAAGGTAAAACTGGTAAATAATAAACGATTTATCAACATAGGCACAGGCAATAATGGCGCATTGATCTTTCATCAATGGCTCTTATTGCTATGGTGGCTCATGACTGGCAAACGTTTAG contains the following coding sequences:
- the rplF gene encoding 50S ribosomal protein L6; amino-acid sequence: MSRIGNKVIILPAGVEITRNGNDVTVKGPKGELTRPFAPQIQINIEGNEVTLTRPDDTKESKTMHGTMRANLNNMVIGVSEGFQKSLDLIGVGYRAQLQGKKLVLNVGYSHPVEMEAPAGVEFEVPSNTQIIVKGSNKEVVGQIAAEIRGVRPPEPYKGKGIRYTGEYVRRKEGKTGK